One genomic window of Melanotaenia boesemani isolate fMelBoe1 chromosome 20, fMelBoe1.pri, whole genome shotgun sequence includes the following:
- the jade1 gene encoding protein Jade-1 isoform X4: MKRSRHPSSSDDSDNGSNSTCWSQHSSQHRRGTGQKPSEVFRTDLITAMKLHDSYQLNPEDYYVLADQWRQEWEKGVQVPVSPQSIPQPAARVLAEKGKEVMFIKPKKLIRTSGSEALGYVDIRTLAEGMCRYDLNEEDVAWLKIINGEFAEMALPPLDEITMERVMEEFERCCHENMTHAVETEEGLGIEYDEDVVCDVCQSPDGEDNNEMVFCDKCNICVHQACYGIQKVPKGSWLCRICALGIFPKCQLCPKKGGAMKPTRSGTKWVHVSCALWIPEVSIGNPEKMEPITNVSHIPSNRWALICCLCKEKTGACIQCSAKNCRTAFHVTCGLHASLEMNTILTEDDEVKFKSYCPKHSGLEGTESRDRDSGDEEEKDSVRDKKRRRKGRMRGEEDAGGYSSSSCVAPQLIDKSPTSQEEKRVNLRKLKLQEMEEEFFQFVEVEEVASNLKLPPEVVDFLYQYWKLKRKANFNLPLLTPKKDEEESLARREQEVLLRRLQLFTHLRQDLERVRNLTYMVTRREKMKRSLWRVQEQIFQHQVQLLDHELLSGDPSAKDLEKLFSLGWLSSQGSQSSSSWSHSGLKTKRGSLKRERRKSSERKSQPESSHTHKKDNQSKPLEMKESKSSRIKEAVSTEATGNAQIHKSDMSLGGPFTKLQKPEAIQETTAVKLHKPESRKGPRKEAPGPEHEVLLRQEQEDRGRKRRSDVTESFSCQVKNKFGSKHLEKTVSIRLVDIRNSDSDEYFIDEGMTKRNSVSLEVTPNTKFNTNGWLRKAPNNSSHTPNGPVAGHLKSWGRFRIPKRSEKPPSAALKTQEAEPHKPLLRPLTNTPEPSYPRTRHRTGTENNGYASDSKSGDGELEPCLKRCHSHELRGDSSLGRRYGSDIIRRGVLAS; the protein is encoded by the exons GTTTTCAGGACAGATTTGATCACAGCCATGAAACTGCATGACTCATATCAGCTGAACCCCGAGGACTACTATGTGCTCGCTGACCAGTGGAGGCAGGAGTGGGAGAAGGGGGTCCAGGTTCCCGTCAGTCCCCAGTCCATCCCACAGCCTGCAGCCAG AGTATTGGCAGAGAAAGGAAAGGAGGTCATGTTCATCAAGCCGAAGAAGCTGATCCGAACGTCAGGCTCCGAGGCGCTCGGATACGTGGACATCCGGACGCTGGCGGAAGGGATGTGCCGCTACGACTTAAACGAAGAAGACGTTGCCTGGCTGAAGATCATAAATGGGGAGTTTGCAGAGATGG cctTGCCGCCGCTGGACGAGATCACTATGGAGCGGGTGATGGAGGAGTTTGAGCGCTGCTGCCATGAAAACATGACGCACGCTGTGGAAACGGAGGAAGGGCTGGGCATCGAATACGACGAGGACGTGGTGTGTGACGTCTGCCAGTCTCCGGACGGGGAGGACAACAACGAGATGGTGTTCTGCGATAAGTGTAACATCTGCGTTCACCAG GCCTGTTACGGCATCCAGAAAGTCCCAAAAGGCAGTTGGCTGTGCCGGATCTGCGCACTCGGTATCTTCCCAAAGTGCCAGTTGTGTCCTAAAAAGGGCGGCGCCATGAAGCCCACCCGAAGTGGAACGAAGTGGGTCCACGTCAGCTGTGCCTTGTGGATTCCAGAG GTGAGCATCGGGAATCCAGAGAAGATGGAGCCGATCACCAATGTGTCCCACATTCCCAGCAACAGATGGGCTCTGATCTGCTGCCTGTGCAAAGAGAAGACGGGAGCCTGTATACAG TGCTCAGCGAAAAACTGCCGGACTGCCTTCCACGTAACGTGCGGCCTGCACGCCAGCCTTGAAATGAACACTATCCTCACAGAGGACGACGAGGTGAAGTTCAAGTCGTATTGCCCCAAACACTCTGGGCTCGAAGGTACCGAGTCAAGGGACCGAGACTCAGGAGACGAGGAGGAAAAAGACAGTGTTAGAGAcaagaagagaaggaggaaagGCAGGATGAGGGGGGAGGAAGACGCTGGCGGCTACTCTTCATCTTCCTGCGTTGCTCCTCAGCTTATTGACAAATCACCCACCAGCCAGGAGGAGAAGAGAGTCAACCTCCGCAAGCTGAAGCTGCAGGAGATGGAAGAGGAGTTCTTCCAGTttgtggaggtggaggaggtagCCAGTAACCTGAAGCTGCCACCGGAGGTGGTGGACTTCCTCTACCAGTACTGGAAACTGAAACGCAAAGCCAACTTCAACCTGCCGCTACTCACGCCTAAGAAGGACGAGGAGGAGAGCCTGGCTCGCCGTGAGCAGGAGGTGCTGCTGCGCCGCCTGCAGCTCTTCACCCACCTCCGACAGGACCTGGAGAGG GTTCGTAACCTGACGTACATGGTGACGCGGAGGGAGAAGATGAAGCGCTCACTGTGGAGAGTCCAGGAACAGATCTTCCAGCACCAAGTCCAACTGCTCGACCACGAGCTGCTCAGCG GCGATCCTTCAGCAAAGGATCTGGAGAAGCTCTTCTCTCTGGGCTGGTTATCCTCTCAGGGCTCCCAGTCTAGCTCCTCCTGGAGCCACTCTGGACTGAAAACCAAACGAGGCTCGCTGAAGCGGGAAAGGAGAAAAAGTAGTGAAAGAAAAAGCCAGCCTGAATCGTCGCACACTCACAAGAAAGACAATCAGAGCAAGCCACTGGAGATGAAGGAGAGCAAAAGCTCCCGAATCAAAGAGGCCGTGTCCACAGAGGCCACAGGCAATGCCCAAATCCACAAGTCGGACATGAGCCTAGGGGGGCCGTTCACAAAGCTGCAGAAGCCAGAGGCCATTCAGGAAACTACTGCCGTCAAACTACACAAGCCTGAAAGCAGGAAAGGCCCCAGAAAGGAGGCTCCAGGACCAGAACATGAAGTTCTACTGAGACAGGAGCAGGAGGATAGAGGACGGAAGAGGAGGAGCGACGTCACAGAGAGCTTCTCCTGCCAGGTAAAGAACAAGTTTGGCTCCAAACACCTGGAGAAGACAGTGTCTATCCGGCTGGTGGATATCAGAAACTCGGACTCAGATGAATATTTCATCGATGAAGGAATGACCAAAAGAAACTCTGTCTCCCTGGAAGTGACTCCCAACACTAAGTTTAACACCAACGGCTGGCTGAGAAAAGCCCCGAACAACAGCTCTCACACCCCCAACGGACCCGTGGCCGGACATCTGAAAAGCTGGGGGAGGTTCCGGATCCCTAAACGGAGCGAGAAGCCTCCCAGCGCAGCTTTGAAGACGCAGGAGGCGGAGCCACACAAGCCGCTGCTTAGACCGCTGACCAACACGCCGGAGCCGTCGTACCCCAGGACTCGACACCGCACAGGGACGGAAAACAACGGATACGCCTCCGACTCCAAATCAGGCGACGGCGAGCTGGAGCCCTGCTTGAAACGGTGCCACTCCCACGAGCTGAGGGGCGACTCGTCTCTGGGACGGCGCTACGGGTCCGACATCATCCGCCGAGGCGTGCTGGCCTCCTGA
- the jade1 gene encoding protein Jade-1 isoform X3 yields the protein MWNAGQAELTAKTALHIKLKHRLASAQRALVITPELQRPTTMKRSRHPSSSDDSDNGSNSTCWSQHSSQHRRGTGQKPSEVFRTDLITAMKLHDSYQLNPEDYYVLADQWRQEWEKGVQVPVSPQSIPQPAARVLAEKGKEVMFIKPKKLIRTSGSEALGYVDIRTLAEGMCRYDLNEEDVAWLKIINGEFAEMALPPLDEITMERVMEEFERCCHENMTHAVETEEGLGIEYDEDVVCDVCQSPDGEDNNEMVFCDKCNICVHQACYGIQKVPKGSWLCRICALGIFPKCQLCPKKGGAMKPTRSGTKWVHVSCALWIPEVSIGNPEKMEPITNVSHIPSNRWALICCLCKEKTGACIQCSAKNCRTAFHVTCGLHASLEMNTILTEDDEVKFKSYCPKHSGLEGTESRDRDSGDEEEKDSVRDKKRRRKGRMRGEEDAGGYSSSSCVAPQLIDKSPTSQEEKRVNLRKLKLQEMEEEFFQFVEVEEVASNLKLPPEVVDFLYQYWKLKRKANFNLPLLTPKKDEEESLARREQEVLLRRLQLFTHLRQDLERVRNLTYMVTRREKMKRSLWRVQEQIFQHQVQLLDHELLSGDPSAKDLEKLFSLGWLSSQGSQSSSSWSHSGLKTKRGSLKRERRKSSERKSQPESSHTHKKDNQSKPLEMKESKSSRIKEAVSTEATGNAQIHKSDMSLGGPFTKLQKPEAIQETTAVKLHKPESRKGPRKEAPGPEHEVLLRQEQEDRGRKRRSDVTESFSCQVKNKFGSKHLEKTVSIRLVDIRNSDSDEYFIDEGMTKRNSVSLEVTPNTKFNTNGWLRKAPNNSSHTPNGPVAGHLKSWGRFRIPKRSEKPPSAALKTQEAEPHKPLLRPLTNTPEPSYPRTRHRTGTENNGYASDSKSGDGELEPCLKRCHSHELRGDSSLGRRYGSDIIRRGVLAS from the exons GTTTTCAGGACAGATTTGATCACAGCCATGAAACTGCATGACTCATATCAGCTGAACCCCGAGGACTACTATGTGCTCGCTGACCAGTGGAGGCAGGAGTGGGAGAAGGGGGTCCAGGTTCCCGTCAGTCCCCAGTCCATCCCACAGCCTGCAGCCAG AGTATTGGCAGAGAAAGGAAAGGAGGTCATGTTCATCAAGCCGAAGAAGCTGATCCGAACGTCAGGCTCCGAGGCGCTCGGATACGTGGACATCCGGACGCTGGCGGAAGGGATGTGCCGCTACGACTTAAACGAAGAAGACGTTGCCTGGCTGAAGATCATAAATGGGGAGTTTGCAGAGATGG cctTGCCGCCGCTGGACGAGATCACTATGGAGCGGGTGATGGAGGAGTTTGAGCGCTGCTGCCATGAAAACATGACGCACGCTGTGGAAACGGAGGAAGGGCTGGGCATCGAATACGACGAGGACGTGGTGTGTGACGTCTGCCAGTCTCCGGACGGGGAGGACAACAACGAGATGGTGTTCTGCGATAAGTGTAACATCTGCGTTCACCAG GCCTGTTACGGCATCCAGAAAGTCCCAAAAGGCAGTTGGCTGTGCCGGATCTGCGCACTCGGTATCTTCCCAAAGTGCCAGTTGTGTCCTAAAAAGGGCGGCGCCATGAAGCCCACCCGAAGTGGAACGAAGTGGGTCCACGTCAGCTGTGCCTTGTGGATTCCAGAG GTGAGCATCGGGAATCCAGAGAAGATGGAGCCGATCACCAATGTGTCCCACATTCCCAGCAACAGATGGGCTCTGATCTGCTGCCTGTGCAAAGAGAAGACGGGAGCCTGTATACAG TGCTCAGCGAAAAACTGCCGGACTGCCTTCCACGTAACGTGCGGCCTGCACGCCAGCCTTGAAATGAACACTATCCTCACAGAGGACGACGAGGTGAAGTTCAAGTCGTATTGCCCCAAACACTCTGGGCTCGAAGGTACCGAGTCAAGGGACCGAGACTCAGGAGACGAGGAGGAAAAAGACAGTGTTAGAGAcaagaagagaaggaggaaagGCAGGATGAGGGGGGAGGAAGACGCTGGCGGCTACTCTTCATCTTCCTGCGTTGCTCCTCAGCTTATTGACAAATCACCCACCAGCCAGGAGGAGAAGAGAGTCAACCTCCGCAAGCTGAAGCTGCAGGAGATGGAAGAGGAGTTCTTCCAGTttgtggaggtggaggaggtagCCAGTAACCTGAAGCTGCCACCGGAGGTGGTGGACTTCCTCTACCAGTACTGGAAACTGAAACGCAAAGCCAACTTCAACCTGCCGCTACTCACGCCTAAGAAGGACGAGGAGGAGAGCCTGGCTCGCCGTGAGCAGGAGGTGCTGCTGCGCCGCCTGCAGCTCTTCACCCACCTCCGACAGGACCTGGAGAGG GTTCGTAACCTGACGTACATGGTGACGCGGAGGGAGAAGATGAAGCGCTCACTGTGGAGAGTCCAGGAACAGATCTTCCAGCACCAAGTCCAACTGCTCGACCACGAGCTGCTCAGCG GCGATCCTTCAGCAAAGGATCTGGAGAAGCTCTTCTCTCTGGGCTGGTTATCCTCTCAGGGCTCCCAGTCTAGCTCCTCCTGGAGCCACTCTGGACTGAAAACCAAACGAGGCTCGCTGAAGCGGGAAAGGAGAAAAAGTAGTGAAAGAAAAAGCCAGCCTGAATCGTCGCACACTCACAAGAAAGACAATCAGAGCAAGCCACTGGAGATGAAGGAGAGCAAAAGCTCCCGAATCAAAGAGGCCGTGTCCACAGAGGCCACAGGCAATGCCCAAATCCACAAGTCGGACATGAGCCTAGGGGGGCCGTTCACAAAGCTGCAGAAGCCAGAGGCCATTCAGGAAACTACTGCCGTCAAACTACACAAGCCTGAAAGCAGGAAAGGCCCCAGAAAGGAGGCTCCAGGACCAGAACATGAAGTTCTACTGAGACAGGAGCAGGAGGATAGAGGACGGAAGAGGAGGAGCGACGTCACAGAGAGCTTCTCCTGCCAGGTAAAGAACAAGTTTGGCTCCAAACACCTGGAGAAGACAGTGTCTATCCGGCTGGTGGATATCAGAAACTCGGACTCAGATGAATATTTCATCGATGAAGGAATGACCAAAAGAAACTCTGTCTCCCTGGAAGTGACTCCCAACACTAAGTTTAACACCAACGGCTGGCTGAGAAAAGCCCCGAACAACAGCTCTCACACCCCCAACGGACCCGTGGCCGGACATCTGAAAAGCTGGGGGAGGTTCCGGATCCCTAAACGGAGCGAGAAGCCTCCCAGCGCAGCTTTGAAGACGCAGGAGGCGGAGCCACACAAGCCGCTGCTTAGACCGCTGACCAACACGCCGGAGCCGTCGTACCCCAGGACTCGACACCGCACAGGGACGGAAAACAACGGATACGCCTCCGACTCCAAATCAGGCGACGGCGAGCTGGAGCCCTGCTTGAAACGGTGCCACTCCCACGAGCTGAGGGGCGACTCGTCTCTGGGACGGCGCTACGGGTCCGACATCATCCGCCGAGGCGTGCTGGCCTCCTGA
- the jade1 gene encoding protein Jade-1 isoform X2, which produces MKRSRHPSSSDDSDNGRPRQRKRKKGSKWTKIKGKQKKVHSIRERRQSRDRRRIWTFNDVLAGNSTCWSQHSSQHRRGTGQKPSEVFRTDLITAMKLHDSYQLNPEDYYVLADQWRQEWEKGVQVPVSPQSIPQPAARVLAEKGKEVMFIKPKKLIRTSGSEALGYVDIRTLAEGMCRYDLNEEDVAWLKIINGEFAEMALPPLDEITMERVMEEFERCCHENMTHAVETEEGLGIEYDEDVVCDVCQSPDGEDNNEMVFCDKCNICVHQACYGIQKVPKGSWLCRICALGIFPKCQLCPKKGGAMKPTRSGTKWVHVSCALWIPEVSIGNPEKMEPITNVSHIPSNRWALICCLCKEKTGACIQCSAKNCRTAFHVTCGLHASLEMNTILTEDDEVKFKSYCPKHSGLEGTESRDRDSGDEEEKDSVRDKKRRRKGRMRGEEDAGGYSSSSCVAPQLIDKSPTSQEEKRVNLRKLKLQEMEEEFFQFVEVEEVASNLKLPPEVVDFLYQYWKLKRKANFNLPLLTPKKDEEESLARREQEVLLRRLQLFTHLRQDLERVRNLTYMVTRREKMKRSLWRVQEQIFQHQVQLLDHELLSGDPSAKDLEKLFSLGWLSSQGSQSSSSWSHSGLKTKRGSLKRERRKSSERKSQPESSHTHKKDNQSKPLEMKESKSSRIKEAVSTEATGNAQIHKSDMSLGGPFTKLQKPEAIQETTAVKLHKPESRKGPRKEAPGPEHEVLLRQEQEDRGRKRRSDVTESFSCQVKNKFGSKHLEKTVSIRLVDIRNSDSDEYFIDEGMTKRNSVSLEVTPNTKFNTNGWLRKAPNNSSHTPNGPVAGHLKSWGRFRIPKRSEKPPSAALKTQEAEPHKPLLRPLTNTPEPSYPRTRHRTGTENNGYASDSKSGDGELEPCLKRCHSHELRGDSSLGRRYGSDIIRRGVLAS; this is translated from the exons GTTTTCAGGACAGATTTGATCACAGCCATGAAACTGCATGACTCATATCAGCTGAACCCCGAGGACTACTATGTGCTCGCTGACCAGTGGAGGCAGGAGTGGGAGAAGGGGGTCCAGGTTCCCGTCAGTCCCCAGTCCATCCCACAGCCTGCAGCCAG AGTATTGGCAGAGAAAGGAAAGGAGGTCATGTTCATCAAGCCGAAGAAGCTGATCCGAACGTCAGGCTCCGAGGCGCTCGGATACGTGGACATCCGGACGCTGGCGGAAGGGATGTGCCGCTACGACTTAAACGAAGAAGACGTTGCCTGGCTGAAGATCATAAATGGGGAGTTTGCAGAGATGG cctTGCCGCCGCTGGACGAGATCACTATGGAGCGGGTGATGGAGGAGTTTGAGCGCTGCTGCCATGAAAACATGACGCACGCTGTGGAAACGGAGGAAGGGCTGGGCATCGAATACGACGAGGACGTGGTGTGTGACGTCTGCCAGTCTCCGGACGGGGAGGACAACAACGAGATGGTGTTCTGCGATAAGTGTAACATCTGCGTTCACCAG GCCTGTTACGGCATCCAGAAAGTCCCAAAAGGCAGTTGGCTGTGCCGGATCTGCGCACTCGGTATCTTCCCAAAGTGCCAGTTGTGTCCTAAAAAGGGCGGCGCCATGAAGCCCACCCGAAGTGGAACGAAGTGGGTCCACGTCAGCTGTGCCTTGTGGATTCCAGAG GTGAGCATCGGGAATCCAGAGAAGATGGAGCCGATCACCAATGTGTCCCACATTCCCAGCAACAGATGGGCTCTGATCTGCTGCCTGTGCAAAGAGAAGACGGGAGCCTGTATACAG TGCTCAGCGAAAAACTGCCGGACTGCCTTCCACGTAACGTGCGGCCTGCACGCCAGCCTTGAAATGAACACTATCCTCACAGAGGACGACGAGGTGAAGTTCAAGTCGTATTGCCCCAAACACTCTGGGCTCGAAGGTACCGAGTCAAGGGACCGAGACTCAGGAGACGAGGAGGAAAAAGACAGTGTTAGAGAcaagaagagaaggaggaaagGCAGGATGAGGGGGGAGGAAGACGCTGGCGGCTACTCTTCATCTTCCTGCGTTGCTCCTCAGCTTATTGACAAATCACCCACCAGCCAGGAGGAGAAGAGAGTCAACCTCCGCAAGCTGAAGCTGCAGGAGATGGAAGAGGAGTTCTTCCAGTttgtggaggtggaggaggtagCCAGTAACCTGAAGCTGCCACCGGAGGTGGTGGACTTCCTCTACCAGTACTGGAAACTGAAACGCAAAGCCAACTTCAACCTGCCGCTACTCACGCCTAAGAAGGACGAGGAGGAGAGCCTGGCTCGCCGTGAGCAGGAGGTGCTGCTGCGCCGCCTGCAGCTCTTCACCCACCTCCGACAGGACCTGGAGAGG GTTCGTAACCTGACGTACATGGTGACGCGGAGGGAGAAGATGAAGCGCTCACTGTGGAGAGTCCAGGAACAGATCTTCCAGCACCAAGTCCAACTGCTCGACCACGAGCTGCTCAGCG GCGATCCTTCAGCAAAGGATCTGGAGAAGCTCTTCTCTCTGGGCTGGTTATCCTCTCAGGGCTCCCAGTCTAGCTCCTCCTGGAGCCACTCTGGACTGAAAACCAAACGAGGCTCGCTGAAGCGGGAAAGGAGAAAAAGTAGTGAAAGAAAAAGCCAGCCTGAATCGTCGCACACTCACAAGAAAGACAATCAGAGCAAGCCACTGGAGATGAAGGAGAGCAAAAGCTCCCGAATCAAAGAGGCCGTGTCCACAGAGGCCACAGGCAATGCCCAAATCCACAAGTCGGACATGAGCCTAGGGGGGCCGTTCACAAAGCTGCAGAAGCCAGAGGCCATTCAGGAAACTACTGCCGTCAAACTACACAAGCCTGAAAGCAGGAAAGGCCCCAGAAAGGAGGCTCCAGGACCAGAACATGAAGTTCTACTGAGACAGGAGCAGGAGGATAGAGGACGGAAGAGGAGGAGCGACGTCACAGAGAGCTTCTCCTGCCAGGTAAAGAACAAGTTTGGCTCCAAACACCTGGAGAAGACAGTGTCTATCCGGCTGGTGGATATCAGAAACTCGGACTCAGATGAATATTTCATCGATGAAGGAATGACCAAAAGAAACTCTGTCTCCCTGGAAGTGACTCCCAACACTAAGTTTAACACCAACGGCTGGCTGAGAAAAGCCCCGAACAACAGCTCTCACACCCCCAACGGACCCGTGGCCGGACATCTGAAAAGCTGGGGGAGGTTCCGGATCCCTAAACGGAGCGAGAAGCCTCCCAGCGCAGCTTTGAAGACGCAGGAGGCGGAGCCACACAAGCCGCTGCTTAGACCGCTGACCAACACGCCGGAGCCGTCGTACCCCAGGACTCGACACCGCACAGGGACGGAAAACAACGGATACGCCTCCGACTCCAAATCAGGCGACGGCGAGCTGGAGCCCTGCTTGAAACGGTGCCACTCCCACGAGCTGAGGGGCGACTCGTCTCTGGGACGGCGCTACGGGTCCGACATCATCCGCCGAGGCGTGCTGGCCTCCTGA